In Erpetoichthys calabaricus chromosome 2, fErpCal1.3, whole genome shotgun sequence, a genomic segment contains:
- the LOC114646474 gene encoding carbohydrate sulfotransferase 2-like: protein MASQLQKINILFFLTLLFTVMNLFGYMWNKIPQHCNEITPTSAHHSMPSIRPLKEPLVAKKRQLVYIFSTWRSGSSFFGEIFNQDPAVFFLYEPLWHIWKRLYPGDALSLQGASRDMLRSLYHCDFSIFQLYHVPVGNNFTTNDIFAAFFNKVICSYPICSAYRKDVVKQVDAKVCSKCPPRNLRLLEKECLKYNTIVVKGVRIFDLNVLAPLLEDPSMEIKIIHLVRDPRAVTNSRIRSVRILEGENVHVAKSRNPKSKRISFFNNSLRRSKFFSHDYHSAETMDVICQQTGNTLLTVQKSPAWLNGKYMLVRYEDFIEDPVNRLKEIYSFINIPLVHSIKLFAFQMTRGPSGSFSPFVVSSRNSTITASAWRKGLTFPQISQVQELCSFSMNILGYKLAGSEEEVSKINNSLLLPPKL, encoded by the coding sequence ATGGCATCACAATTACAgaagataaatattttatttttccttacacTGCTTTTTACTGTGATGAACCTGTTTGGCTACATGTGGAATAAAATACCTCAGCACTGCAATGAAATTACACCAACCTCTGCTCATCACAGTATGCCAAGTATCAGACCTTTAAAAGAACCCTTGGTGGCTAAGAAGAGACAGCTGGTGTACATTTTCTCCACCTGGAGGTCTGGCTCTTCCTTTTTTGGGGAGATCTTCAATCAGGATCCAGCAGTATTTTTCCTTTATGAGCCCCTGTGGCATATTTGGAAGAGGTTGTACCCTGGGGATGCCCTTTCTCTTCAAGGTGCATCTAGGGATATGCTGAGGTCGCTCTACCattgtgatttctcaatttttcaacTTTATCACGTTCCTGTGGGCAACAACTTCACCACCAATgacatttttgcagcatttttcaaCAAGGTGATCTGCTCTTATCCCATTTGCTCTGCCTATAGAAAAGATGTGGTTAAACAGGTTGACGCGAAGGTTTGCAGTAAATGCCCTCCTCGAAACTTGAGGTTGCTGGAGAAAGAGTGCCTGAAGTACAACACTATAGTGGTTAAAGGAGTGCGCATTTTTGATCTCAATGTTTTGGCTCCCTTGTTGGAAGACCCCtccatggaaattaaaattatccacCTGGTGAGAGACCCCAGGGCAGTGACCAATTCCAGAATTAGATCGGTGAGAATTTTAGAGGGGGAAAATGTTCATGTGGCAAAAAGCAGAAATCctaaaagtaaaagaatatctttttttaacaattctttaAGAAGGAGCAAATTTTTTTCACATGATTATCATTCGGCAGAAACCATGGATGTTATATGTCAACAAACAGGCAATACCCTGCTTACAGTTCAGAAATCACCAGCATGGCTTAATGGAAAGTACATGCTTGTCCGCTATGAAGACTTCATAGAAGATCCAGTTAACAGATTGAAGGAAATATATAGTTTCATAAATATTCCACTGGTCCATAGCATTAAATTATTTGCTTTCCAAATGACCAGAGGTCCAAGTGGCTCTTTCTCACCATTTGTAGTTTCCTCCAGAAATTCCACCATAACAGCAAGTGCTTGGAGGAAAGGGTTAACATTTCCTCAAATCAGTCAAGTTCAAGAGTTGTGCTCCTTTTCCATGAACATACTGGGATATAAGCTGGCTGGTTCTGAAGAAGAGGTCAGCAAGATTAACAACTCACTGCTGTTACCTCCCAAACTCTGA